In Antennarius striatus isolate MH-2024 chromosome 10, ASM4005453v1, whole genome shotgun sequence, one DNA window encodes the following:
- the LOC137602477 gene encoding serine/threonine-protein phosphatase 2A catalytic subunit beta isoform-like, whose product MDDKSFTKELDGWIEQLNECKQLSENQVKVLCEKAKEILTKESNVQEVRCPVTVCGDVHGQFHDLMELFKIGGKSPDTNYLFMGDYVDRGYYSVETVTLLVSLKVRFQERITILRGNHESRQITQVYGFYDECLRKYGNANVWKYFTDLFDYLPLTALVDNQIFCLHGGLSPSIDTLEHIRALDRLQEVPHEGPMCDLLWSDPDDRGGWGISPRGAGYTFGQDISETFNHANGLTLVSRAHQLVMEGYNWCHDRNVVTIFSAPNYCYRCGNQAAIMELDDTLKYSFLQFDPAPRRGEPHVTRRTPDYFL is encoded by the exons ATGGATGACAAGTCGTTCACCAAGGAGTTGGACGGATGGATCGAACAGCTGAACGAGTGCAAGCAGCTGTCGGAGAATCAGGTTAAAGTCCTGTGTGAAAAG GCAAAGGAGATCTTAACAAAGGAGTCCAACGTGCAGGAGGTGAGATGTCCGGTGACAGTCTGCGGAGACGTTCATGGTCAGTTTCATGACCTGATGGAGCTGTTCAAGATTGGAGGGAAATCTCCAGACACTAACTACCTCTTCATGGGAGACTATGTTGACAGAGGCTACTattctgtggagacagttacTCTCCTGGTTTCACTAAAG GTAAGGTTTCAAGAGCGGATCACGATTCTCAGAGGAAACCACGAGAGCAGACAGATCACACAAGTTTATGGCTTCTATGATGAATGCTTAAGGAAATATGGAAATGCAAATGTTTGGAAGTACTTTACAGACTTGTTTGACTATCTGCCCCTGACTGCGCTAGTGGATAACCAG ATTTTCTGCCTCCATGGAGGATTGTCTCCTTCAATAGACACACTGGAACACATCAGAGCGCTGGATCGCCTGCAGGAGGTTCCTCATGAG GGACCCATGTGTGATTTGTTATGGTCAGACCCAGATGACCGTGGTGGCTGGGGCATCTCACCCCGTGGCGCTGGTTACACCTTTGGGCAGGACATCTCTGAGACCTTCAACCATGCAAATGGCCTGACTTTGGTATCGAGAGCCCACCAGCTGGTGATGGAG GGTTACAATTGGTGCCATGACCGCAATGTAGTGACGATCTTCAGTGCACCAAATTATTGTTACCGTTGTGGAAACCAGGCAGCAATTATGGAGCTTGATGACACGTTGAAATATTCCTT CCTACAATTTGACCCTGCACCACGCAGAGGAGAGCCCCACGTGACACGGCGTACGCCAGACTATTTTCTGTAA